Proteins encoded together in one Thermoanaerobaculia bacterium window:
- a CDS encoding ABC transporter permease, with protein MSARVPRASTFAVVFHLFLQTARLKKKRAVLTVASIAWGTVSVLLLLAFGQGFREQLIANEQGMGKNIAIIWPGQTTKAFAGMPPGRRLAFPENESAYAQARMADVATVIGEIQKGRVSLTYGRKTVNGSVVGVEAPYRTWRNQVPEPGGRFIDGRDVRDSRRVIFLGGKTAKEIFGSEPPVGKTLLVANAPFLVIGVLKHRIQDNSYMNQDENQTFIPLPTFLAMFGHQNLDNLVVGVTDPARMPAALDRLRHVLGSRHRFDPGDDRALGTWDTVADNRESRQMLLGIQIFLGIVGALTLIVGGVGVANIMYAVVKERTREIGVKMALGARPRWITGPFVLEATLYTFLGGAAGIAISLLLVALLSLIPLDSSDVMGYLGHPRISAPIGAVTTAILGAIGLAAGYFPARRAAAIDPAETLRYE; from the coding sequence GTGAGCGCGCGCGTTCCGCGGGCGTCGACCTTCGCCGTCGTCTTCCACCTCTTCCTCCAGACCGCGCGCTTGAAGAAGAAGCGCGCGGTCCTCACGGTCGCGTCGATCGCCTGGGGAACCGTGTCGGTGCTCCTCCTCCTCGCTTTCGGACAGGGCTTCCGGGAGCAGCTGATCGCCAATGAGCAGGGAATGGGAAAGAACATCGCGATCATCTGGCCCGGCCAGACGACGAAGGCGTTCGCGGGCATGCCGCCGGGGCGGCGGCTGGCCTTTCCCGAGAACGAATCGGCGTATGCGCAGGCCCGCATGGCCGACGTCGCAACGGTGATCGGCGAGATCCAGAAGGGGCGGGTGTCGCTCACGTACGGCCGCAAGACGGTCAACGGCAGCGTCGTCGGGGTCGAGGCGCCGTATCGAACGTGGCGGAACCAGGTTCCGGAGCCCGGAGGGCGCTTCATCGACGGCCGCGACGTGCGGGATTCTCGGCGTGTGATCTTCCTCGGCGGCAAGACCGCGAAGGAGATCTTCGGATCGGAGCCGCCCGTCGGAAAGACCCTGCTCGTCGCCAACGCCCCGTTTCTCGTGATCGGGGTCCTGAAGCACCGGATCCAGGACAACAGCTACATGAACCAGGACGAGAACCAGACGTTCATTCCCCTGCCGACGTTCCTCGCGATGTTCGGTCACCAGAATCTCGACAACCTCGTCGTCGGCGTGACGGACCCCGCGCGGATGCCCGCGGCCCTCGACCGGCTGCGGCACGTCCTCGGCTCGAGGCACCGCTTCGACCCGGGCGACGACCGCGCGCTCGGAACGTGGGACACGGTCGCGGACAACCGGGAGAGCCGCCAGATGCTGCTGGGAATCCAGATCTTCCTCGGAATCGTCGGGGCCCTGACGTTGATCGTCGGCGGCGTGGGGGTCGCCAACATCATGTACGCCGTCGTGAAGGAGCGGACGCGCGAGATCGGCGTGAAGATGGCGCTCGGGGCGCGGCCGCGCTGGATCACGGGCCCCTTCGTCCTCGAAGCGACGCTCTACACGTTTCTCGGAGGCGCGGCGGGGATCGCGATCTCGCTCCTCCTCGTGGCGCTCCTCTCGCTCATCCCCCTCGACTCGAGCGACGTGATGGGTTATCTCGGGCATCCCCGGATCTCGGCGCCGATCGGCGCCGTCACGACGGCCATTCTGGGAGCGATCGGCCTCGCCGCCGGCTATTTCCCGGCGCGGCGGGCCGCGGCGATCGACCCCGCGGAGACGCTGAGATATGAGTGA
- a CDS encoding ABC transporter permease, with protein sequence MTEAFRQLWRDLRSQKLRTFLTLFGIVWGTTAVSLLLAFGVGLKHQQIRRVKGLGDRIVIGWPGLTSVPYNGLGKGRKIRVAEEDIEAVRAQATQITGVSSEYRKELKVRVGPKTFNVGVSGVNPFFGEVRNLIPQAGGRFLDPLDVDGQRRVAFVGDKLATDMFGKDDPVGKTVFIQDAPFLVVGVQRHKIQNSSYGGRDANKIYVPASTMRVLIGQKYCNNIVFQPKPSRPSTEAIAEVRGILARRTGFDPADKEALSTWDTTENFHFFDVFFLAFNAFLGILGVLTLVVGGIGVSNIMNVIVDERTREIGIKMALGAREKFVIRQLLAETMVLTGAGGAIGLLLSFAICLAVPAGGLGEAIGRPELSPTIALATAAILGAIGFLAGYFPAKEASRLDPVVAMKL encoded by the coding sequence ATGACCGAGGCCTTCCGTCAGCTCTGGCGCGACCTGCGGTCGCAGAAGCTCCGAACGTTCCTGACGCTCTTCGGAATCGTATGGGGAACGACCGCCGTCTCGCTCCTCCTCGCCTTCGGCGTGGGACTCAAGCACCAGCAGATCCGCCGCGTGAAGGGCCTCGGAGACCGGATCGTCATCGGATGGCCGGGACTGACTTCCGTCCCGTACAACGGGCTCGGCAAGGGACGGAAGATCCGCGTCGCGGAAGAGGACATCGAAGCCGTCCGCGCGCAGGCGACGCAGATCACGGGGGTCTCCTCCGAATACCGCAAAGAGCTGAAGGTCCGCGTCGGTCCGAAGACGTTCAACGTCGGCGTCTCCGGCGTGAACCCGTTCTTCGGCGAGGTACGGAACCTGATCCCGCAGGCGGGAGGCCGCTTCCTCGATCCGCTCGACGTCGACGGCCAGCGCCGGGTCGCCTTCGTCGGAGACAAGCTCGCGACCGACATGTTCGGGAAGGACGACCCGGTCGGGAAGACGGTCTTCATCCAGGACGCGCCGTTCCTCGTCGTCGGCGTCCAGCGCCACAAGATCCAGAACTCGTCCTACGGCGGCCGCGACGCGAACAAGATCTACGTTCCGGCGAGCACGATGCGGGTCCTGATCGGCCAGAAATACTGCAACAACATCGTCTTCCAGCCGAAGCCCTCCCGCCCGTCGACGGAAGCGATCGCGGAGGTGCGCGGAATCCTCGCGCGGCGCACCGGGTTCGATCCCGCCGACAAGGAGGCTCTCTCGACGTGGGACACGACCGAGAATTTCCACTTCTTCGACGTGTTCTTCCTCGCGTTCAACGCGTTTCTCGGGATCCTCGGGGTGCTGACGCTCGTCGTCGGCGGAATCGGCGTTTCCAACATCATGAACGTCATCGTCGACGAGCGGACGCGGGAGATCGGCATCAAGATGGCGCTCGGGGCCCGGGAGAAGTTCGTGATCCGGCAGCTGCTCGCCGAGACGATGGTCCTGACCGGCGCCGGCGGGGCGATCGGGCTGCTCCTCTCGTTCGCGATCTGCCTCGCCGTCCCGGCCGGGGGGCTGGGAGAGGCGATCGGGCGGCCCGAGCTCTCCCCCACGATCGCCCTCGCGACGGCGGCGATCCTCGGGGCGATCGGATTCCTCGCGGGGTATTTTCCGGCGAAGGAGGCGTCGCGGCTGGATCCGGTCGTGGCGATGAAGCTGTGA